One window from the genome of Saimiri boliviensis isolate mSaiBol1 chromosome 2, mSaiBol1.pri, whole genome shotgun sequence encodes:
- the LOC141582170 gene encoding uncharacterized protein LOC141582170 — protein MRSGTPSLKTDGERETGFRRTRPHKEVTRGHRSSGGGAESVSLGLAVAFLERGALSVRLPPPPRPGRLAALRASADARGSRGARSAAAGAKRVRARTQRPLFKLSRSE, from the coding sequence ATGCGGAGCGGCACCCCCTCCCTGAAGACTGACGGGGAAAGGGAAACGGGGTTCCGGCGGACGCGACCGCACAAAGAGGTCACTCGGGGGCACCGGAGCTCCGGTGGGGGCGCCGAAAGTGTGTCGTTGGGGCTGGCAGTGGCGTTTTTGGAAAGAGGGGCGCTTTCTGTtcgcctccctcctcccccgaggCCGGGGCGGCTGGCGGCGCTCCGGGCCTCTGCGGACGCCCGAGGCTCCCGTGGCGCTCGGTCAGCGGCCGCCGGGGCAAAACGGGTGCGGGCACGGACGCAGCGGCCTCTTTTCAAATTGAGTCGCTCGGAATAA